A genomic window from Shewanella vesiculosa includes:
- a CDS encoding HPP family protein — translation MKVCDIMTPNPVCISHEASLKDAHQLMQSRNVRHLPVISEQNGQLIGMLTHKKMIASVLSMLNKYGQGALDRKERYTPIADIMDTKVQKLGLDEPLTIVVQYFIDNKLGCLPVVDEQNNVLGIVTSSDFVKLCQRLLLAQK, via the coding sequence ATGAAAGTATGCGACATTATGACCCCAAATCCGGTGTGTATTAGTCATGAAGCTAGCCTTAAAGATGCTCACCAACTGATGCAAAGTCGTAATGTGCGTCATCTACCGGTTATTTCTGAGCAAAATGGACAACTCATCGGCATGCTGACTCACAAAAAGATGATCGCCAGTGTATTGAGTATGCTTAATAAATATGGTCAAGGAGCGTTAGACAGAAAAGAGCGATATACTCCAATTGCCGATATTATGGACACGAAAGTACAAAAGTTAGGCTTAGATGAACCGCTGACTATAGTCGTACAATATTTTATTGATAATAAACTGGGTTGCTTGCCGGTGGTTGATGAGCAAAATAATGTTCTTGGTATCGTTACATCTTCAGACTTTGTCAAATTGTGTCAGCGCTTATTACTGGCACAAAAGTAA